One Carassius auratus strain Wakin chromosome 3, ASM336829v1, whole genome shotgun sequence genomic region harbors:
- the LOC113054423 gene encoding LOW QUALITY PROTEIN: N-acetylmuramoyl-L-alanine amidase (The sequence of the model RefSeq protein was modified relative to this genomic sequence to represent the inferred CDS: inserted 3 bases in 2 codons; deleted 2 bases in 2 codons; substituted 6 bases at 6 genomic stop codons), with protein MANNVFAGLQSTIQGLYPLTLTHNLVASFLDHVHNXQSTVSFGTNGIWDSIATPKGLXFALIIVSMNGFILESEVSTSNHXVSDLLNSYFSDQPDDTAPXLISQKRRMNFKKLVSFSLLKRQMVQALTVGRLMNLNESERKRLDDVMNQGFDQFVXLCSVCPKIITRSQWXDAVVLPSVCLSLRRTFXSTTSQPSRPCTTFDQCASDMQRNQQTNGWSDIGYSFVTGSDGNLYEGRGWNLVRAYTXGYNSISYGFCFICDYTSILPVKSVMDMVRCHRMPRKHLVPENPEMGALGGKR; from the exons atggca AACAATGTATTTGCTGGGCTGCAGTCCACCATCCAAGGCCTTTACCCTTTAACTTTGACCCACAACCTGGTTGCCTCTTTTCTAGATCATGTCCACAATTAGCAATCCACTGTTTCTTTTGGCACTAATGGTATCTGGGATAGCATTGCAACCCCCAAAGGTCTCTGATTTGCCCTAATAATCGTCAGTATGAACGGGTTCATCCTCGAGTCAGAAGTTTCGACGTCTAACCA CGTGAGTGACTTGCTGAATAGTTACTTCAGCGACCAGCCTGACGACACAGCGC GTCTGATTAGTCAGAAACGAAGGATGAATTTCAAAAAGCTTGTCAGTTTCTCTTTG TTAAAAAGACAAATGGTCCAGGCTTTAACAGTTGGTCGCTTAATGAACTTAAATGAGTCTGAGAGGAAGAGGCTGGACGATGTTATGAACCAAGGGTTTGACCAATTTGTCTAATTGTGTTCag TCTGTCCCAAGATCATTACGAGGTCTCAGTGGTGAGATGCAGTGGTTCtcccttctgtctgtctctccctgCGCCGTACGTTTTAATCCACCACATCTCAACCCTCCAGGCCTTGCACCACCTTTGACCAATGTGCCAGTGACATGCAGCGCAACCAGCAAACCAATGGATGGTCTGACATTGGATACAG TTTTGTTACAGGTTCTGATGGAAACCTATACGAA GGCCGTGGCTGGAATTTGGTCAGAGCCTATACTTAAGGGTACAACTCTATAAGCTATGGGTTCTGCTTCATCTGTGATTATACCTCCATCCTTCCTGTCAAGAGTGTGATGGACATGGTGCGATGCCACAGAATGCCCAGGAAACACCTCGTACCGGAAAATCCAGAAATGGGTGCATTGGGAGGTAAAAGATAA